CGAATCTATCGTCGGCTACGTGTTCACGTTGTCGTTTTCTCCGTCGTCTCTCGCCAGTGACGAGCTGGAGGCGTTCGCGGAGGTCGTCCGCGAGCGACTCTCTGAGCTGGGCAGCGAACCCTTCCACATGAAGCGACAATATCGGTCATTAGTGGCCGAGAGTGACAGCGACTTCGTGTCTCGTAACACACTCGTCCTGATCGTCGATACCCAGATGCGATCGTGCTTGTATAGGTGTCCCAAAGAGCAAACTGGAGCGCACTGTTTGAGACAGTAGTCAACGAGTGGAGCCCCCGATCTATAGTTACACCGCATCGTCGATTGCCACCGACTTCCGGGTATTTTCTGTCCCCTATTGTTCAGTTTCCCTGATAACCGTCTCTGCTATCCAACTCATGAATTATATATCGCTATATCAAATTCGGATCGCGATACCTCGCTATGAGACGGCTGAAAAACAAACGAAAACGGGTCTGACCTTCAGATCGACCGTACACTCAGTGCGTGAGCGGTCGCACACGCAGCGAAGGCCACGAGCACCACAAGGAGCATTGCTTGAGTGATTTGTGTCGACGTGGAGCCGGACACGTACGTGCCTGCGAGGGCAACGGTTCCGAGAGCGACGATCGCTGCATAGTACCCATACCAGGGTCGACCAGGCACGTGTTGACCGAGATATGGTTTCAGTTGTTCGGCGCTTTCTCTCAGTTCCATCACCCCCCTCGATTTGTTGAACGAGATGATTCCCATGTCGTCCAGCTTTGGAAGGTGGCACTGATAGAGTGCGACGTAGACTCGCTTTCGCTCGTCGTACGTAATCTCCTGGATCGACTTGTCGTTTTCTTCAGCAGCGATACGCTCGGCAACATCACTGAGTTCTGTTCGGCCGTCTTGGGCCTCCAGATACTTGATAACTCGCCGACGTCGTTCGTTCTTCAGTGCTTCGAAGATGACGTCGACAGTCAATTCTTCGGTCGTTTCCTGATCGTCCTGGCCGAGTGGGTGAGCTGTCTCTGGAACCGACACTGGTGGTGTCGTCGACGATGCGTCAGTCGTCGCAGTCTCACTCATGGGCCGCCACCTCGACAGCACGCCGTCGACGGTCAGGTCTATCGATGCCGGCTTTCCCCAGTGTACCGGAATGTGTCATGGTATCTACCGCCCCCATCCTATGAGGCGGTCTGAAGTTCACGCCCACCGATGCTGTAGCAAGTGGATGAATAGCCAACGCTCTTATTAGTGTGTGTCAATCTCTCACTACCAGGGATAAGCACACAATACGCACGCACCCACCGCGAGTAAGAGTCGATTTAAGATCAGCTATCGCTACATCATGTTCCTACCCCTCAGTATCGTATCTTCCCCACGCACTGCCCGGTCGAGTGTGCTTTCAAGGGGGCTGCCTCGAGGATTATCCGTCGCTGGATCATTCATCGAACATGATTTGTCGGATCTACGAGAGAGTGGTCTGCGACCGATCGCCTCGAAGGTCTGCTGGTATAGCTGGAATAACCGAGAGGTAGGCGGCCAACGAGCTGGGTATGCTGATCGTAACAAAGTATGATCGGAACGCTAGTCTCAACCAGGTAACCCAGTACGGTTCGATCGAGTGGGTGCGGTATTACGAATGAGTGACTCAGATCAGGAACTTTCACGCAACGAAATCTTCGACCTCCTGAGCAACAGCCGACGTCGATACGTGCTATCGTACCTCACGAACAATCCCGACGAGGTGACATTGCAGGACCTCTCTCGACAGATTGCGGCCTCGGAGAACGACTGTGACGTCGAAGACGTTACCCAGAAACAGCAAAAGCGGATATACGTCTCCCTCTATCAGACTCATATCCCACGCCTGAGTGAGGCAGGGGTACTCTCGCACGACGATTCGACTGGGCATCTCACGCTTCAGCGACGGGCAAACGAAATCGTGCCCTACCTCGAACGTGACAACACGACGCGGCGACCGTGGCACTGGTACTATCTCGCCGTCGTCGGGGCCAGTACCGTCGCATTCGTCGTGACCGTCTTGGACGCCGGCCCATTCGCCACCGTCAGCGACACGCTGGTCGTGATCGGAATCATTCTCGCATTTGCTTTGCTTACCATCGCCAAGATATACAGTCAGCGGTCAGTCGTTCGAAAACCACCTGGCCCACGCCGCCAGTAATCGACAGTGACTGTCTCGCCGGCGTCTATCGCGCTCTCTGGAACTCGAACCGTCGTCTCACCGACCTCGTATCGGCCAGAATACGGCACTACGACCTCGAAGTTGCCGTCCTCGTCGGCTTCGATCCGACGTTCGTACGTGAAAGATGCGCCCGG
The Halapricum salinum genome window above contains:
- a CDS encoding DUF7344 domain-containing protein — translated: MSETATTDASSTTPPVSVPETAHPLGQDDQETTEELTVDVIFEALKNERRRRVIKYLEAQDGRTELSDVAERIAAEENDKSIQEITYDERKRVYVALYQCHLPKLDDMGIISFNKSRGVMELRESAEQLKPYLGQHVPGRPWYGYYAAIVALGTVALAGTYVSGSTSTQITQAMLLVVLVAFAACATAHALSVRSI
- a CDS encoding DUF7344 domain-containing protein, with the protein product MSDSDQELSRNEIFDLLSNSRRRYVLSYLTNNPDEVTLQDLSRQIAASENDCDVEDVTQKQQKRIYVSLYQTHIPRLSEAGVLSHDDSTGHLTLQRRANEIVPYLERDNTTRRPWHWYYLAVVGASTVAFVVTVLDAGPFATVSDTLVVIGIILAFALLTIAKIYSQRSVVRKPPGPRRQ